From a single Anomaloglossus baeobatrachus isolate aAnoBae1 chromosome 4, aAnoBae1.hap1, whole genome shotgun sequence genomic region:
- the TULP3 gene encoding tubby-related protein 3 isoform X1 encodes MDSSGDWGTGASILDDDNVRLRQLKLHNQRALLEMKQKRRRQESHMVLPNQEPRSARGRSKRSEEQAPLVQRRSPQSDPTDVILHGIDGPAALHTTKELEFKIHILSVGETCPDEITSDDSSFGNRRAGSPPSKPSASPKQWKGSIQISETNPQSGYSNTRGVAKEARTPPAPPREPVTKSSSGEEEEETPRKNEVSKRDLQKMLKKRGISDSLKFDEESSDEGVPGSGTRPGSASSKKSQADSASPDTAPQTPSGDSVDVGDLKDFALRPAPRGVTIRCRISRDKKGVDRGLYPTYYMHQEKEDNRKVFLLAGRKRKKSKTSNYLISIDPTDMAREGGSFVGKLRSNLMGTKFTVYDDGENPTKARGLPEGSGVRQELAAVCYETNVLGFKGPRKMSVLIPGMNINHERIPFQPQNDSESLLSRWQNKRHENIIELHNKAPVWNDDTQSYVLNFHGRVTHASVKNFQIVHDNDPEYIVMQFGRVAEDLFTLDYSYPLCALQAFSVALSSFDSKLACE; translated from the exons ATGGACTCCAGCGGGGACTGGGGAACCGGGGCCAG TATCTTGGATGATGACAATGTTCGGCTCCGTCAGCTCAAGCTGCACAACCAG CGCGCCCTGCTGGAGATGAAACAGAAGCGGAGGCGTCAGGAGTCGCACATGGTGCTGCCGAACCAGGAGCCCCGATCAGCAAGAGGGAGAAGCAAGAGGAGCGAGGAGCAGGCGCCCCTGGTGCAGCGCCGGAGCCCCCAATCTGATCCCACCGACGTCATCTTACACG GGATCGATGGCCCCGCCGCGCTCCACACCACAAAGGAGCTGGAGTTTAAAATCCACATTCTGTCCGTGGGAGAGACCTGCCCTGATGAGATCACATCGGACGACTCCAGCTTTGGGAACAGGCGGGCCGGATCCCCCCCGAGCAAACCCTCCGCCTCCCCAAAACAGTGGAAAGGCTCCATTCAAATATCCGAAACAAATCCCCAATCCGGTTACAGCAACACCCGGGGCGTCGCGAAAGAGGCGAGGACCCCGCCCGCTCCCCCCCGCGAGCCGGTCACCAAATCCAGctctggagaggaggaggaggagaccccCAGAAAGAACGAGGTGTCCAAACGGGACCTCCAAAAAATGCTAAAGAAAAGGG GAATTTCGGACAGTCTGAAGTTTGATGAGGAGTCTTCGGACGAGGGGGTGCCGGGGTCGGGGACGCGGCCAGGATCGGCCTCCAGTAAGAAGTCCCAGGCA GACTCAGCCTCTCCAGACACCGCTCCACAGACGCCGTCCGGAGACTCGGTGGATGTGGGAGACCTGAAGGATTTCGCGTTGCGTCCAGCACCTCGAGGCGTCACGATAAGGTGCCGGATCAGCCGCGACAAGAAGGGGGTGGACCGCGGTCTGTACCCCACCTACTACATGCACCAGGAGAAGGAGGACAACCGGAAG GTTTTCCTTCTCGCTGGTAGAAAAAGGAAAAAGAGCAAAACCTCCAATTACCTGATCTCCATCGACCCCACTGACATGGCGCGAGAGGGGGGCAGCTTTGTAGGAAAACTGCG ATCCAATCTAATGGGGACCAAGTTCACGGTGTACGACGATGGCGAGAACCCGACCAAGGCCCGGGGGTTACCGGAGGGCAGCGGCGTGCGGCAGGAGCTGGCGGCAGTTTGTTAC GAGACCAACGTGCTGGGGTTTAAGGGGCCGAGGAAGATGTCCGTCCTGATCCCGGGGATGAACATCAACCACGAGCGCATCCCCTTCCAGCCGCAAAAC GATTCGGAGAGTCTTCTTTCCCGGTGGCAAAACAAACGTCATGAGAACATCATTGAGCTGCACAACAAGGCCCCGGTGTGGAACGACGACACGCAGTCCTACGTGCTGAACTTCCACGGCCGGGTCACGCACGCCTCCGTCAAGAACTTCCAGATTGTGCATGACAATGATC CCGAGTACATCGTCATGCAGTTCGGCCGTGTGGCGGAGGACCTGTTCACCCTGGACTACAGCTACCCGCTCTGTGCCCTCCAGGCCTTCTCCGTGGCCCTCTCTAGCTTTGACAGCAAGCTGGCGTGTGAGTGA
- the TULP3 gene encoding tubby-related protein 3 isoform X2 — protein MKQKRRRQESHMVLPNQEPRSARGRSKRSEEQAPLVQRRSPQSDPTDVILHGIDGPAALHTTKELEFKIHILSVGETCPDEITSDDSSFGNRRAGSPPSKPSASPKQWKGSIQISETNPQSGYSNTRGVAKEARTPPAPPREPVTKSSSGEEEEETPRKNEVSKRDLQKMLKKRGISDSLKFDEESSDEGVPGSGTRPGSASSKKSQADSASPDTAPQTPSGDSVDVGDLKDFALRPAPRGVTIRCRISRDKKGVDRGLYPTYYMHQEKEDNRKVFLLAGRKRKKSKTSNYLISIDPTDMAREGGSFVGKLRSNLMGTKFTVYDDGENPTKARGLPEGSGVRQELAAVCYETNVLGFKGPRKMSVLIPGMNINHERIPFQPQNDSESLLSRWQNKRHENIIELHNKAPVWNDDTQSYVLNFHGRVTHASVKNFQIVHDNDPEYIVMQFGRVAEDLFTLDYSYPLCALQAFSVALSSFDSKLACE, from the exons ATGAAACAGAAGCGGAGGCGTCAGGAGTCGCACATGGTGCTGCCGAACCAGGAGCCCCGATCAGCAAGAGGGAGAAGCAAGAGGAGCGAGGAGCAGGCGCCCCTGGTGCAGCGCCGGAGCCCCCAATCTGATCCCACCGACGTCATCTTACACG GGATCGATGGCCCCGCCGCGCTCCACACCACAAAGGAGCTGGAGTTTAAAATCCACATTCTGTCCGTGGGAGAGACCTGCCCTGATGAGATCACATCGGACGACTCCAGCTTTGGGAACAGGCGGGCCGGATCCCCCCCGAGCAAACCCTCCGCCTCCCCAAAACAGTGGAAAGGCTCCATTCAAATATCCGAAACAAATCCCCAATCCGGTTACAGCAACACCCGGGGCGTCGCGAAAGAGGCGAGGACCCCGCCCGCTCCCCCCCGCGAGCCGGTCACCAAATCCAGctctggagaggaggaggaggagaccccCAGAAAGAACGAGGTGTCCAAACGGGACCTCCAAAAAATGCTAAAGAAAAGGG GAATTTCGGACAGTCTGAAGTTTGATGAGGAGTCTTCGGACGAGGGGGTGCCGGGGTCGGGGACGCGGCCAGGATCGGCCTCCAGTAAGAAGTCCCAGGCA GACTCAGCCTCTCCAGACACCGCTCCACAGACGCCGTCCGGAGACTCGGTGGATGTGGGAGACCTGAAGGATTTCGCGTTGCGTCCAGCACCTCGAGGCGTCACGATAAGGTGCCGGATCAGCCGCGACAAGAAGGGGGTGGACCGCGGTCTGTACCCCACCTACTACATGCACCAGGAGAAGGAGGACAACCGGAAG GTTTTCCTTCTCGCTGGTAGAAAAAGGAAAAAGAGCAAAACCTCCAATTACCTGATCTCCATCGACCCCACTGACATGGCGCGAGAGGGGGGCAGCTTTGTAGGAAAACTGCG ATCCAATCTAATGGGGACCAAGTTCACGGTGTACGACGATGGCGAGAACCCGACCAAGGCCCGGGGGTTACCGGAGGGCAGCGGCGTGCGGCAGGAGCTGGCGGCAGTTTGTTAC GAGACCAACGTGCTGGGGTTTAAGGGGCCGAGGAAGATGTCCGTCCTGATCCCGGGGATGAACATCAACCACGAGCGCATCCCCTTCCAGCCGCAAAAC GATTCGGAGAGTCTTCTTTCCCGGTGGCAAAACAAACGTCATGAGAACATCATTGAGCTGCACAACAAGGCCCCGGTGTGGAACGACGACACGCAGTCCTACGTGCTGAACTTCCACGGCCGGGTCACGCACGCCTCCGTCAAGAACTTCCAGATTGTGCATGACAATGATC CCGAGTACATCGTCATGCAGTTCGGCCGTGTGGCGGAGGACCTGTTCACCCTGGACTACAGCTACCCGCTCTGTGCCCTCCAGGCCTTCTCCGTGGCCCTCTCTAGCTTTGACAGCAAGCTGGCGTGTGAGTGA